ACCATGGACACTGTCGCATTAATGGATCGTGAGCAGTTGTTACAGAAAAAGGTGCATCACGTAGAGGGTGGTGATATGAAAGATATGTATTATGTCAGTAAGTTTAATCCCCATAGTAGGGACACCAAGAGGGCTGTGATGAACTACTGGGAGATAGTGGCTAGTGATGAAGTGATGGGGAAAAGGGTCCCACACAGGCCGAGGTTCAGTTATTCTAGGAATACTAACCTCAAGGAACATTTGAGTCCCTCTGATCCAGTGGGCAAATATGCTCAAACCCCAGTACAACACTTCTTAACACCACGCCCCGGGGTGTATAGGTGCACAGGATGTGTTGTGTGTAACACCTTGATTTTGGGCACGGAGTTCAGACATCCAAGGACTGGCAAAAGCTACAAGATCAGACAAAGGATGACGTGCACAACCACCATGGTTGTATATAtcatcaaatgtccatgtggtCTCCTCTATTGCGGTAAAACCGTGAGGCAGCTAAAAGAAAGGGTTAGCATGCATAGGGCGAGCATTAGGGCAGCGTTAGATACTAATAGGATTATTGATCCTAGTAAACAGGACATTGCCCAGCAGCCCGTGGCCAAACACTGGCGTGAGGCCAAACACAGTCCTGCCCAGTTTAAATGCATGCCCATCGATCATGTACCTAAGCCGCCAAGGGGTGGTGACATTGAGAAGCTGCTATTGAAAAGAGAGGCTTTCTGGATCTTTGAACTAGATTGTGTAGCCCCCAAAGGGTTAAATGGGCAACTACAACTAAACTGTTTCCTAACCTAACTTGGTTTTGTCATATTGACAGGTTCTGTGTTTTCCGCTCCATAAGAAATTAAATGCTAACAACCATGTGAAGAAAGAATGTATTTACTGCTGTGTAAGTAGAAACAGTATCCTTTATTGTCTGTATGTAAAATGATACAgtttttttaagtctttttttaagtcttatatatttttttcacaatgttgCAAACTATATGGACACAGTCATACACTATTGGATTGGACACTGACACCCGGTGGTAAAAAGAGATATTGCAActgttatttgaaaaaaaaggcaaactgaAACAGAGATGGACTTACATGCCTTATATGGACTGGTGACATCATTTTTGGCGCCCAAAATACActggggggtgggtatttaattgtatctttgttattgcactgtatccttgagaaaggtccccatgcgggaccgaaacgtcggatgatgtgtgaataaatcaacacttttttCACCTTGAatatacagagtgtgctgaccttcttttcaatatatatatatatatatatatatatatatatatatatatatatatatatatatatatatatatatatatatatatatatatatatatatatatatatatatatatatatatatatatatatatatatatatatatatatatatatatatatatatatatacagttgtgttcagaataatagcagtgtgtttaaaaaaaataaagctccttatacaggtatgagatccagaaagctccgaattacgttaaggctctctcccatagactccattataatcaaataatccagctttttaaaaatgattccctttttctgtgtaataattaaacagtcgcttgtacttgatcccaactaagatataattaatcctttttggaagcaaaaccagcctattgggtttaatgtttatataattttctagtagacttaaagggcatgtaaacgaGAATTCGCCAGGgtgatggcactcgcggcgcttcgttttccgaagttgcctctcgaggaaacttcaggcgactttggaaaacgaagtacCAGGCAAACAAAGTGCTGGCAATTTCTCAttatagccagtgggaaggcagatcagggagattgtcgcccagaagaagaggcgattagtcgccaggcaactaaatctccccatgtgcccttactccaactccagctgcagggacaaagatcatggagtcagatttaaacagataaactgggattctatttggaggattattttgctgcagccactgattctgcagagttggagaaagtttgtattaaacaatacaaaaactataaaatccacattagattacatgacaacacaggacccagtgcagtctgtatattctgattattaatcagtcttgctgtatcggcttctggcagatattatttgacttgtgctgttttgatcatttatgatgatccctaagcagcccagaccacactgagcatgtgcacagtcttggtcttgcaaagatgtttaacaaagttacaagatggtgactccctgtggccaactttgaaagcagaaatcatttgtttgattaggcttgtggtgcagtaagttcatgtttatgtttagtatacaaagtacaacatttctagccttattctattttagacttctcctttaaggtatgacgatccaacttacagaaaatccgttatccggaaaacccccaggccccaaacattctggataacaggtcccatacctgtaccgccATAGATTAGATGGACAATGCCCAGTCAAGTAATTCAGCAGCCAATTACAACAGGTTTTGCTGATCCACAATACAAGGATAACTACAAGCCGGGACACCCCGAACCTTTATATAAAGTGAAGTTTTCAATTCTTTCTATAAATACTGTGACTGTAATGAGCCTGATATTAAACACCAGCAGCAGCATTATGGCATCCCTATCCCCCTGTTCCAATTACTGGATAGATGAAATAGCAATTGCAGCTTATGTTGTATGCAAAGCATAGCAGGGACTGGGGCAATAGGGTGACAAGAATTAATATCCTATATCCAGACATGTAAGGGCACAGCTTACTGCAAGGCATGGAGCATTTCTTCTGGATACAAATGCATGcacgggagctgccatactgtagCCTTGGCTGAGCTATGTGTTACATGACAGAGAAGTCCACAAACCATTACAATATAGTCAAATATGTATTtacacatattaaagggatactgtcatgggaaaacatgtttctttcaaaaaacatcagttaatagagctgctccagcagaattctgcactgaaatctaatcCTCAATCCAGTTTGTATGGGACTTGTTTGCTCTTTTACAAATACAAAGAAtttttctccaaggcatgctaggataaaaattctttgtatttgtagattctacctctgtttggtcactagaggtctccaggTATGCGTCTTCATAGTATTTACTGagtctgctcccaatttgatctttattgtttgctcttttgacagtCAAACTCCATAATAACCATGATGCTTTTAAGGTGTTGCATCGTGTCttatagaaactttttttttttttccttcaaatgcCTTTCTAGGAAACATTTTTACTGAattaaaatttattgaaaaaaaccccatcagTTTAAAAACCATAACAGAGTATATTAACGAAGGCGTAAGAGAAGATCCCCAAAGAGTGATTTGTACTCAAGGTAAGACAGAGGTTTGAAGTCTA
This Xenopus laevis strain J_2021 chromosome 8S, Xenopus_laevis_v10.1, whole genome shotgun sequence DNA region includes the following protein-coding sequences:
- the LOC121397558 gene encoding uncharacterized protein LOC121397558; translated protein: MMRVARIDSDPEQKKIDLEKMGLKFLERGYPQSLIRQTMDTVALMDREQLLQKKVHHVEGGDMKDMYYVSKFNPHSRDTKRAVMNYWEIVASDEVMGKRVPHRPRFSYSRNTNLKEHLSPSDPVGKYAQTPVQHFLTPRPGVYRCTGCVVCNTLILGTEFRHPRTGKSYKIRQRMTCTTTMVVYIIKCPCGLLYCGKTVRQLKERVSMHRASIRAALDTNRIIDPSKQDIAQQPVAKHWREAKHSPAQFKCMPIDHVPKPPRGGDIEKLLLKREAFWIFELDCVAPKGLNGQLQLNCFLT